The window CGATTATGAACCATGTGTCCCTGAATTGGAATACTCAGTGATGAATCGTCACTATAAAACGGTCTTCGACCCCTCCTAGGCCGGGAAGATCTGGCCGACGGGCTCGCGCTTCTCCGCCTGGAAGGCGTCCTCGGCGCGGCCGAAGGCCCAGTAGGCCGAGAGCGACAGGCGGGCGCGCGGGATTCCCCAGGTGTCGAGCAGCAGCGGCCGCAGCGACTTCATGGCCCCGCGTTCGCCGTGCACGAAGGCCTGCGTGTCGCCGGTCGGCGCCCTCAGGGCCGCGAGGGCGTCGACGAGGGCCGTCGAGGCGCCCGCGGCGGCACCGCCGCGATGCACCCAGGTGATGCCCACGCCCGAGGGGGCCACGAGCGGGAGCTCGTCGGCCGGGCCGTCGACCTCGATCAGGGCGAGGCCGCGCGCGTCGGCGGGCAGCGATTCGAGCGCGGCGGCGATGGCCGGGACCGCCGACTCGTCGCCGGCGAACAGGTGCGACGAGGCTGCCGGGTCGGGCGCATAGCCGGAGCCGATGCCCGAGATCACGACGTCGTCGCCAGGACGGGCGGCGGCAGCCCAAGGTCCGGCGACGCCGGTGGTGCCGTGCACGACGAAGTCGATCCAGACCTCGTTCCACGCGTGGTCGACGCGGCGCACGGTGTAGGTGCGCTGCGAGGGCAGCTCGGCGGGGCCGCGTGTCGCGCGCAGGGCGGCCAGGTCGAACGGGGGTCGCAGCAGCGAGCCGGCGGGCGCGAAGAGCATCTTGGCGTAGCGATCGGTGTGCGGGGTCGAGGGGATGCCCGCCACCGCCTCCCCGTGCGCCACGACCCGCACGAGGTGCGGCGTCAGCTGCTCGGTGCGCCGAACCTGCAGCACGCGCTGCGGCTGCGGCGGGCGCGCGGGACGGCGTCCGGCGTCGGTGGGTGAGGCGGAGACAGGGGTGGTGGGGGCGACGTCGGTCATGGGGAGCTCCAGAGTTTCGCGCGAAGGCGTGTCGAGAGGGCAGCGGATGCACGGGCATCCGTCGCCCTCACGACCACGCTAGCGGTTCCGCCTGAGGGTACCCTTACCTTCCGAGGAACTCGGCCCCGGCGGCCGCCACGTCGGCGGCGAAGGTGCCCTGAGTCACCGCCGTCGCGCCGCCGTCGACGGGCACCACGGCCCCCGTCATGAAGCGCGAGAGGTCGCTGGCGAGGAAGACCGCCACATCGGCGATGTCGTCGGGCTGGCCGACCCGCCCGATCGGCTGGGTGGGGCCGAGCCGCTCGCCGAGGAAGTCGGTGAACTCCTGGGCCCGGTCGAGCGGCACCCCGAAGGAGCGCGCCATGATCGGGGTCATGATGATGCCCGGCGCGATGGCGTTCGACCGGATGCCGAGCGGCGCGAGCTCGGCGACGGCCTGCCGCACGATGCCCACGACGGCGTGCTTGGCGATGGTGTAGCCGGCGGCGCTCCACCCGCCCTGGAGGGCGGCGGCGCTGGCGGTCGAGACGATCGCGCCGCCGGTTCCCTGCGCCTGGAACTGGCGCGCGGCGTACTTGTGGCCGAGCAGCACCGAACGGGTGAGGAGCGCCAGGGTCCGGTCGAAACCCTCGGAGCCGACCTCGAGGATCGACGACGGGTCGCCCTGGGCTCCGGCGTTGTTGTAGATGACGTCGAGCCGGCCGAAGCGGTCGACGGTCGTGGCCACGAGGGCCTCGATCGCCGCTTCGTCGGTGACGTCGGTGTGCACGTAGAGGGCTGCGTCGCCGAGCTCGGCCGCGAGGGCGGCCCCGGGCTCGTCGGAGATGTCGGCGATGGCGACCTTCGCGCCCTCCTCCACGAAGCGTCGCACGGAGGCGAGGCCGATGCCGCTCGTGCCGCCGGTGACGATGGCGACCTTGCCGGTCAGGAGTGCGGTCATGGTGGTTCCTTCTTTCTTTCTCTGGGGCGTTCTTTCTCTCGATCAGAGCGAGGGGATGCCCGCTCCGAAGTGCTGGAGGTGCAGGGCGAAGGCCGCGGCCGGGTCGGCGCCGTCGGCGACGAGGTCCTCGAGAGCGAGGCGGGTGGCGCTCGCGACCGCGGCGGCGGCGACCCGGGCGCTGGACGAGGCGGGATCGACACCCAGGCGCGCGGCGATGGACGGTACGAGCGAGAGCTCGCCGAGATGCACCGAGCGCAAGAAGACCGACCACATCTCGTCGTCCCGGAAGACGAGGGGGAAGAGCAGGCGGGTGCGCTCCGCGACCGCGCCGCCGAGCATCCGCTCGAACCCGGTGCGCAGCAGCTCGTCGAGGGAGCCGGCGGGGGCGTCGCGGACGTGCTCGTTGAAGGTGGCGGTGGTCCAGTCGAAGAGCGGTTTGACGCACTCGGCCTTGCTCGCGAAGTAGCGGTGGAAGGTGCGCACCGGCACGCCGATGGACCTGGTGATCTCGGCGACGGTCAGCTTGGTCGTACCGCGCTCGATGAAGAGCGCGCAGGTCGCTTCTGATGCCCGGAGCATGGCCCCGTCGACTCGTACGCTAACCATGCTCGCGACCCTACGCCGGTTTTGGCAGATTGTGCCAAAACCGGCGTAGGTGCGACGCTAGGCTGCGGGGATCGTCCGGGACGCGATCAGCGTCGCGTACCAGAGCGCACTGTCCTTCAGCGTCCGCTCCTGCGTGTCGTAGTCCACGCGGATGATCCCGAACCGCTTCGAGTACCCGTAGCCCCATTCGAAGTTGTCCATCAGGCTCCAGACCTGGTAGCCGCGGAGGTCGACGCCGGCCGAGAGGGCCCGATGCGCCGCGGTGAAGTGCCGCTGCAGGTAGTCGACCCGCAGGGGGTCGTGCACCCGGGCCGCGCCGTCGGCATCCCTCGTCGGCGAGTCAGCGAACGCGGCGCCGTTCTCGGTGATCATCAACGGCTGCGCCGGGAACTCGGCGTGCAGCGCCAGCAGCAGCTCCTCGAGCCCCGAGGGGTCGATGTTCCAGCCCATCTCGGTGTACGGGCCCGGCTGGGGGAGGAACTCGATGTCGTCGGCGCCCGGCCAGGGCGAGCCGCCCGCGTCCTTGTGGCCATCCGCCATCTGACGCGGCGAGACGCCGTCCCACACCGCCACGAGGGTGGTCGAGTAGTAGTTCACGCCGAGCACGTCGAGCGGCTGGTTGATGATCTCGAGGTCGCCGCTCTCGACGAACGACCAGTCGGTGATCGACGCCGTGTCGGTGAACAGGTCGGGCGGGTAGGCCCCGTGCAGCAGCGGCCCGGTGAAGGCGCGATTGGCGATCGCGTCGATGCGGCGCACGGCCTCGGCCCCCTGGTCGCCCGAGCCGCGCAGCACGTGCAGGTTGAGCGTGATCGAGTACTGCGGATCGTTCGTCACGACCTCGCGGAGCGCCTGGATCGCCAGCCCGTGCGCCAGGTTCAGGTGGTGCACGGCCTGCAGTGCGGCCAGCGGCGAGGTGACCCCCGGGGCGTGGGCGCCCGAGCCGTAGCCGAGGTACGCCGAGCACCACGGCTCGTTCAGCGTCGTCCACACCGCGACCCGGTCGCCGAGCGCCGCGCCGACGAGGCGGGCGTAGTCGGCGAAGGCCTCGGCGGTCGAGCGCACGGTCCAGCCGCCCTCGTCCTCGAGCGCCTGCGGCAGGTCCCAGTGGTAGAGCGTCGCGATCGGGGTGATGCCGCGCGCGATCAGCCCGTCGACGAGGTTCGAGTAGAAGTCGAGGCCCGCCTGCACGGCGGGGCCGCGACCAGTCGGCTGGATGCGCGGCCACGCGATCGAGAACCGGTACGACTCGAGGCCGAGCTCCACCATGAGGTCGAGGTCGCTCTCCCAGCGGTGGTAGTGGTCGTCGGCGACGTCGCCGGTGTCGCCGTTCCAGACCTTGCCGGGGGTGTGACTGAAGGTGTCCCAGATCGAGGGGCCGCGGCCGTCCTCGTCGTAGGCGCCTTCGATCTGGTACGACGCGGTGGCCGAGCCGAAGAGGAAGCCGTCGGGGAACGTCAGCCCCGAGTCGCGGTAGTCGGGGTTGCCGGTGGTGGAGCTCATACCGGGAGGGTCGCCTTTCCGTCGGACGACGACGCGAGGTCGCCGCGATTCATAGGGGCGCAGCCTCGCACCCCTCTCCATGATGCCCGTGAGAGCGCTCTCTTGTCGATCCCTGGCGCCTGGTGCGACGGATGCTCGCCGCGCCTCCCGGCAGCCCCGACGCTCCACGCGCTAGGGTTCCTGCGTCGCCCGGACGGGGCCGCGAAGCGGAGGTGGAACGTGGATCGCAGGCTGATGATGGCGGTCTGGGCGCTGTCGGGGCTGACGACGCTGGTGTTCGCGGGGTACTGGGCCTGGTACGCGGTGCGGCTCGCGGGCGGTTCCTCGTCGTCCGGTGGTTCGTCGCCGGGCGTCGCCGGCGGTTCTGCCGAATCCGGCCTCGCCGGGGCGCCGGCCGTGGTCGGGGCGGCGACGGCGGTGCTGGTCGTGGCGCTGATCGGCGTGAGCGGGCAGCTGCGGCTGAACCGGTTGCGACGTCGCTTCCCCTCGGTGGCGATCGTGCGGGCGCGCCCGGTCGGCACCCTGGATTCGTTCGCCGACCGGTATTGGCTGGACACCGGGCGGCCGCTGCCCGCGATCTCCGGCCCGCTCTACGCCTCGTTCGGCCCGCGGATGCTCACCCTGCTCGCCGGCGACGGCACCGAGGTCGTGTCGTTCGACACCGCCTATGCCCGCCTCGGCGTCGAGGAGCGCGGCGGCTTCGCGGGTGGGGACGCGACGGTGGCGGTGGCGATCGAGGGGTATCCGCGGCTGGTGCTCGGGTTTCCGCGGGCGTGGTCACTCGGTGCGCTGCAGCTGCCGTCGGCGGCGGTCGAGGGGCTGGTGGCGCGCACGCGGTAGGGCGGGGCGGAGCGGCGGGGCGACGCGGTGGGACGAGCTCGGGGTCGGGGCGGCGGGGCGGGGCGACGAGTTCGGGGTCGGGGCGGCGCGGCGGGCGACGAGTTCGGGGTCGGGGCGGGGCGACGAGCTCGGGGTCGGGGCGGAGCGGCGGGGCGACGAGCTCGGGGTCGGGGTGCAGGCGCGGGCAGGGCCGCCTAAGATTCAGCGCGCCTGTGACGGCAGGGCCGCCTCGACGGCGTCGGCCAGCGCGTCGACACGGGCGAAGGTGCCGAGCGAGCGGGTCACGAACGCGAACGAGTAGTCGTGCTCGGGGGAGTACCAGGCACAGCTGCCGCCGATCCCGCCCATGCCGATCTCCCCGCCGTCGACCCGCAGGCCGAGCGACCACTCGACCGGTCCGTCGACGAAGAGGTCGTGGCCGACGGCTTGCGGCGCGAGGTACTCGGCGTGCAGCGCGGATCCGAGTCGGGCGGCCACACGGCCGTCGGGCCGGTGCACGTCGTCGTAGAAGCGGGAGAGGCTCAGGGCGGTGGTGAACAGCCCGGTCGCAGGCATCGAGGCCGAGCGCCAGGGTGGGGAGTTCAGGCGCGCGGGGTCGAGGTTGCCGCGGGGGCGGTCGAGCATCCGCCGCCCGTCGTCGCGGGCGAGGTAGCGGGAGACCCAGGCGTCGTCGACGATCTCGAGGTCGGCGACCGCGGATGCTCGTTCCGTTCGACCCCGAAGTGCAGCTCGAGGGCGCTGTCGCCGGGCGCGGCGCCCGAGCGCCAGAGGGCTGCCAGGCGCGCGGCGGCGGTGCGGGCATCCGGAGCCCCTGCCTGCGCGAGGAGCCCGTCGATCAGGGTGCCGTAGGTGAGCGCGTGCTCGGCGATGACCTCGCCGGGCGGGGCGATCGGGGGCGACGCGACTAGGTCGGCGAGCAGGGCGGTGTGGTCGAGGGGGTCGATGCCGTCGGCTGTGCCGGCTGCGTCGGTCGCGTCGGTCGCGTCGGCTGTGTCGGTCGCGTCGGCTGCATCGGCCGCGTTCGAGTACGCAGGGAGGCCCGCGCGATGGCTGAGGACGTGCCGGAGGGTCGTGGCCTCCTTGCCGTGCGTGCCGTACTCCGGCCACCAGCGCACGAGCGGGTCGTCGAGGGTGAGCCGACCGTCGGCGACGGCTGTCAGCGCGGTCAGGGCGGCGATCGGTTTGCCCGCCGAGAAGACGCGGCTGAGCGTCCGGTCGCTGAAGGGGCGCGTGCGCGCGGTGTCGGCCCAGCCGCCCGCTGCGCTCAGCAGTTGCCGGCCGCCGCGGTGCACGGCGAGGGAGGCGCCGAGCTCGTGGCCGTCGCTGAGCATCGCACGGAAGACCTCGGCCACGGGCTCGAGCTCGGGCACCGCGTTGAAGGACAGGGGTGGGGATTTCGGCACGGGGCTCCTCTCGACAGCCCTCCAGTCTGCCGGATCGCGGGCCCCGCGGGCATCCCCGTGCCCTCGCCGCCAGGTCGCAGCCGTGTCCCATCGCTTTTCGCCGGAGCGGGCCAGGGGCGAGGGGTGCAGGCTGGAGGTGGGCGGCGCATCCGGTGCGGCCCGACGGGAGGCAGTGATGACCGAGCACCACGACGGCAGCGGCGACGACCACGACACCCCGGGCACGGATGTGCCCGACACGGCCGAGACCGAGTCGCCCGACGCGGGCAGCGGCAGCTCGGACGCCCCGAACGGCTCGGACGACCACGAGCCGGCCTCGCCCGGCGGATCCGCCGACACCGGGCCCGACCCCTACGACATCGAGTCCGACCTCGGCCCCGACGGCGTCCCCACGACCGAACCCGAGGCGGAGTGACCGACCCCGAGCCCCGGCCCGCCGCCGTGACTTCTTCCGGCCCGGTGTCGCCGCTTGCCGCCGCGTCCGCGTCCGGCCCGGTGTCGCCGCTTGCCGCCGCGTCCGCGTCCGGCCCGGTGTCGCCGCTTGCCGCCGCGTCCGCGTCCGGCCCGGTGTCGCCGCTTGCCGCCGCGTCCGCGTCCGGCCCGGTGTCGCCGCTTGCCGCCGCGTCCGCGTCCGGCCCGGTGTCGCCGCTTGCCGCCGCGTCCGCGTCCGGCCCGGTGTCGCCGCCTGCCGCCGTGCCCGGTCCGGTATCGCCGCCTGGCGCCGCGTCCGCGTCCGCGTCCGGTCCGGTGGCGCCGCTTGCCGCCGCGTCCGCGTCCGGCCCGGTGGCGCCGCCTGCCGCCGCGTCCGCGTCCACCTCGGCGGTCGCGCCGGTGTCGCCGTCGGCTCCGGCGTCCTCACCCGCGCCGACGACAGACAGTGCGGGCGAGCCGGCCCTCGGCGACGCCGGGCGGCCCGAGCCCGAACAGGCGCCGACCCTGACGGGCGATGAGGCTCGCAACGTCGTCATGGTGCAGACGTCGGCCTCCACGTGGGACGTCCGCGTGAGCGGCTCCGACGAGGTGGTCGGCACGATCACCAAGACCGACGACGACTACCGGGCGACGGATGCGCGGGGCGACGACCTCGGCCTCTTCGCCTCGCCCGAGCTCGCCATGTTCGGCGTCATCACGAAGTTCTGACCCGAGCCGGCCGGCCGGTCTCGGCGGCTCCCGCGCTGCCCCGCAGTGCAATGAGCCGAGAGCCGAGAGCCGAGAGCCGAGAGCCGGGAGCCGGACGGCGTGCATGCCCGTGTCCGCCGTCCGGGTAGCGGATGCCGATCATCCCTCGGTTGTCAACCCGGTGCCGGACTCCGGCCGCGGGGGTTGGCTGGGCTTCAAGACAAGCGGAGGGCGGTCGATGATGATCGGTTACCAGGAGACGATGACCATGGCGGCGGCCACGACCGCGACCGAGACCACGACCACGACCACGACCGAGCCGGTGGCGTGGCGGTGCGTGCAGGCGGGGCTGTGGGTGGCGTCGGGCGATCACGGCGAGCCGCTCGGCATCGTTTCGGAGAAGTGGGGACGCGGATTCGCCGTGACCACCGCCTGGGGACTCGACCTCGGGCTGCACGCGACACTCCCGGCGGCCAAAGCCGCCCTCGAAAACGCCCGCTGACCGGACGATCGAGCGGCTGAGCGGCCCCGGTAGCTGCCAGTGGTTCGCCCGTGCCCGGTGTCGGACGGCGCGGACGTCGGTCGTGACCTGTGGCACCGCCCTCACGCATCATCGTCGTCTACGGGTGGGCCGAGGTCGGGCGGGTGGAACGGGGTCCCGTCGTCCGGGTCGACAGGCACCAGCTCGACCTCCAGCATCGGAGGCATGGTGCGGCCGCGCGGGTGAAAGACGCCGTCGAGGTCGTGGTCGCTGCTGGGTGGAGCACTTCCAGCCTGGCGCATCATCGACGGTGGGAAGGCGAAGCGGTCGGAGATCGCCGCGGGGGTACCGCGCCGGCGGGGGGTGGGGTCGTCGGGGCCGCCGAACCGCACGGTGACGATCGAATCGTCGTTCTCATCGAGCTCCTCGGCGATGCCGAGAACGGCGCTGTGCCCGGGAGTGCCGCTGTGCCCGGAAGCGGCGCTGTGCCGGGAAGCGCCGCTGTGCCCGGGAGTGCCGCTGTGCCCGGGAGTGCCGCTGTGCCCGGGAGTGCCGCTGTGCCCGGGAGTGGCACTGCGCCCGGAAGTGATGTTGCGGTCGGGGCCGACGGGCAGTGGGGTGCGGCACTGCCATCCGCCCCGCTCGCCCCGGCGCTCATCGATGCGCGTGGTGGGTGGCGGGACCGGGGTGTGACACGAGCACCGATGAACGCAGTCGGCGACATCGGTTCGGCAGCGGTGATGAAGCCGTGCGCGGCGGTCGCGCATCCACCGGGCCAGCCCGGCACTGGCGATCGTGGCCAGCAGGGTGAGCGCGGCGACGAGCGCCACGACGGCCGGCACCAGCTCCGCCCTCACGATGACGGCTCACAGAGATGCCCCAGCGCGAAACCGGGG of the Herbiconiux flava genome contains:
- a CDS encoding siderophore-interacting protein; this translates as MTDVAPTTPVSASPTDAGRRPARPPQPQRVLQVRRTEQLTPHLVRVVAHGEAVAGIPSTPHTDRYAKMLFAPAGSLLRPPFDLAALRATRGPAELPSQRTYTVRRVDHAWNEVWIDFVVHGTTGVAGPWAAAARPGDDVVISGIGSGYAPDPAASSHLFAGDESAVPAIAAALESLPADARGLALIEVDGPADELPLVAPSGVGITWVHRGGAAAGASTALVDALAALRAPTGDTQAFVHGERGAMKSLRPLLLDTWGIPRARLSLSAYWAFGRAEDAFQAEKREPVGQIFPA
- a CDS encoding SDR family NAD(P)-dependent oxidoreductase — encoded protein: MTALLTGKVAIVTGGTSGIGLASVRRFVEEGAKVAIADISDEPGAALAAELGDAALYVHTDVTDEAAIEALVATTVDRFGRLDVIYNNAGAQGDPSSILEVGSEGFDRTLALLTRSVLLGHKYAARQFQAQGTGGAIVSTASAAALQGGWSAAGYTIAKHAVVGIVRQAVAELAPLGIRSNAIAPGIIMTPIMARSFGVPLDRAQEFTDFLGERLGPTQPIGRVGQPDDIADVAVFLASDLSRFMTGAVVPVDGGATAVTQGTFAADVAAAGAEFLGR
- a CDS encoding TetR/AcrR family transcriptional regulator, whose product is MVSVRVDGAMLRASEATCALFIERGTTKLTVAEITRSIGVPVRTFHRYFASKAECVKPLFDWTTATFNEHVRDAPAGSLDELLRTGFERMLGGAVAERTRLLFPLVFRDDEMWSVFLRSVHLGELSLVPSIAARLGVDPASSSARVAAAAVASATRLALEDLVADGADPAAAFALHLQHFGAGIPSL
- a CDS encoding GH1 family beta-glucosidase, whose amino-acid sequence is MSSTTGNPDYRDSGLTFPDGFLFGSATASYQIEGAYDEDGRGPSIWDTFSHTPGKVWNGDTGDVADDHYHRWESDLDLMVELGLESYRFSIAWPRIQPTGRGPAVQAGLDFYSNLVDGLIARGITPIATLYHWDLPQALEDEGGWTVRSTAEAFADYARLVGAALGDRVAVWTTLNEPWCSAYLGYGSGAHAPGVTSPLAALQAVHHLNLAHGLAIQALREVVTNDPQYSITLNLHVLRGSGDQGAEAVRRIDAIANRAFTGPLLHGAYPPDLFTDTASITDWSFVESGDLEIINQPLDVLGVNYYSTTLVAVWDGVSPRQMADGHKDAGGSPWPGADDIEFLPQPGPYTEMGWNIDPSGLEELLLALHAEFPAQPLMITENGAAFADSPTRDADGAARVHDPLRVDYLQRHFTAAHRALSAGVDLRGYQVWSLMDNFEWGYGYSKRFGIIRVDYDTQERTLKDSALWYATLIASRTIPAA
- a CDS encoding serine hydrolase, whose protein sequence is MLDRPRGNLDPARLNSPPWRSASMPATGLFTTALSLSRFYDDVHRPDGRVAARLGSALHAEYLAPQAVGHDLFVDGPVEWSLGLRVDGGEIGMGGIGGSCAWYSPEHDYSFAFVTRSLGTFARVDALADAVEAALPSQAR
- a CDS encoding serine hydrolase domain-containing protein — translated: MPKSPPLSFNAVPELEPVAEVFRAMLSDGHELGASLAVHRGGRQLLSAAGGWADTARTRPFSDRTLSRVFSAGKPIAALTALTAVADGRLTLDDPLVRWWPEYGTHGKEATTLRHVLSHRAGLPAYSNAADAADATDTADATDATDAAGTADGIDPLDHTALLADLVASPPIAPPGEVIAEHALTYGTLIDGLLAQAGAPDARTAAARLAALWRSGAAPGDSALELHFGVERNEHPRSPTSRSSTTPGSPATSPATTGGGCSTAPAATSTPRA